One window of the Pseudofrankia sp. DC12 genome contains the following:
- a CDS encoding YncE family protein: MRSTSSARLGGHRRASATAGPASARAGRPGRRVRPASVAALLAAVLLAAGCSSTSANAGGAATSDPMAGMSMTPTMPAELPPAATPTSVNVYSHDGANALSPNVAGQRPLVYVPNSDSNSVDVIDPATFKVIDHFVTGKNPQHVVPAWDLRTLYVTNDLANSLTPIDPTTGRAKGPNIPVDDPYNMYFTPDGKYAIVVAEARERLDFYDTQTWKLVRQVRVDCPGVDHIDYSADESFLVATCEFSGKLVKIDWRNFQVLGYLTIGGMPQDIKLDPQGEVFYVADMQSNGVHLIDAKTFTKIGFIPTGKGAHGLYPSRDAKVLYVSNRGEGSISLIDFATRRIVGRWQIPGGGSPDMGGVSADGSVLWLSGRYNREVYAISTTDGHLLARIPVGAGPHGMSVWPQPGRYSLGHTGILR, from the coding sequence GTGAGATCCACGAGCTCCGCCCGCCTCGGCGGGCATCGGCGGGCATCGGCGACCGCCGGCCCCGCGTCGGCGCGCGCCGGCCGGCCCGGCCGCCGGGTCCGGCCCGCCTCGGTGGCCGCTTTGCTGGCCGCCGTGCTGCTTGCCGCCGGGTGCTCCAGCACGAGCGCGAACGCCGGCGGCGCCGCGACCTCCGACCCGATGGCCGGGATGAGCATGACGCCGACGATGCCGGCCGAGCTGCCACCGGCCGCGACGCCGACCAGCGTCAACGTCTACTCCCACGACGGCGCGAACGCTCTGAGCCCGAACGTCGCCGGGCAGCGGCCGCTGGTGTACGTGCCAAACAGCGACAGCAACTCGGTCGACGTCATCGACCCGGCGACGTTCAAGGTCATCGACCACTTCGTCACCGGGAAGAACCCGCAGCACGTCGTGCCGGCCTGGGACCTCAGGACGCTGTACGTGACGAACGACCTGGCCAACAGCCTGACGCCGATCGACCCGACGACCGGCAGGGCCAAGGGCCCGAACATCCCGGTCGACGACCCGTACAACATGTACTTCACCCCGGACGGCAAGTACGCGATCGTCGTCGCCGAGGCCCGCGAACGGCTCGACTTCTACGACACGCAGACCTGGAAGCTCGTGCGCCAGGTGCGCGTCGACTGCCCGGGGGTCGACCACATCGACTACTCGGCCGACGAGAGCTTCCTGGTCGCCACCTGCGAGTTCTCCGGGAAGCTGGTCAAGATCGACTGGCGGAACTTCCAGGTACTCGGCTACCTGACCATCGGCGGGATGCCGCAGGACATCAAGCTCGACCCGCAGGGCGAGGTCTTCTACGTCGCCGACATGCAGTCGAACGGCGTCCACCTGATCGACGCGAAGACCTTCACCAAGATCGGCTTTATTCCGACCGGCAAGGGCGCCCACGGCCTCTACCCGAGCCGGGACGCCAAGGTCCTCTACGTCTCCAACCGGGGCGAGGGCTCGATCTCACTGATCGACTTCGCCACCCGCCGGATCGTCGGACGCTGGCAGATCCCCGGCGGCGGCAGCCCCGACATGGGTGGCGTCTCAGCGGACGGCAGCGTGCTGTGGCTGTCCGGCCGCTACAACCGCGAGGTCTACGCCATCTCGACGACGGACGGGCACCTGCTCGCCCGCATCCCGGTCGGCGCCGGCCCGCACGGGATGTCGGTCTGGCCACAGCCCGGCCGCTACTCCCTCGGCCACACCGGCATCCTGCGCTGA
- a CDS encoding LLM class F420-dependent oxidoreductase, with product MDLRIFVEPQQGSTYAQQLAVARAAEEGGFDAFFRSDHYVRIGGGGPGVGPTDSWVTLAGLARETTRIRLGTMVTSATFRYPGPLAISVAQVDEMSGGRVELGLGAGWYEAEHKAYAIPFPPLGERFDRLGEQLEIITGLWAATEPFSYEGRYYSINDSPALPKPVQSPRPPVIIGGFGPVRTPRLAARFGDEYNTAFQPVGEAARLFDATRQSCEEIGRDPASLIRSVALTVCCGKDDAEVARRAAIIGREVPELKENGLAGTPAEITARIGEYAEIGAGRLYLQLLDMDDLEQIALLAAEVLPQV from the coding sequence ATGGACCTTCGGATCTTTGTCGAGCCGCAGCAGGGCAGCACCTATGCCCAGCAGCTGGCCGTCGCTCGCGCCGCCGAGGAAGGCGGGTTCGACGCGTTCTTCCGCTCTGACCACTACGTGCGGATCGGCGGCGGCGGCCCCGGCGTCGGGCCGACCGACTCCTGGGTGACGCTCGCCGGCCTCGCCCGCGAGACCACCCGGATCCGGCTGGGCACGATGGTGACCAGCGCGACGTTCCGCTACCCGGGCCCGCTGGCGATCTCCGTCGCCCAGGTCGACGAGATGAGCGGCGGGCGCGTGGAGCTCGGCCTCGGTGCCGGCTGGTATGAGGCGGAGCACAAGGCGTACGCGATCCCGTTCCCGCCGCTGGGTGAGCGGTTCGACCGGCTCGGCGAGCAGCTCGAGATCATCACCGGCCTGTGGGCCGCGACGGAGCCGTTCAGCTACGAGGGCCGCTACTACTCGATCAACGACAGCCCCGCGCTGCCGAAGCCGGTCCAGTCCCCACGGCCGCCAGTGATCATCGGAGGGTTCGGCCCGGTGCGCACGCCACGGCTGGCGGCCCGTTTCGGCGACGAGTACAACACCGCGTTCCAGCCCGTCGGGGAGGCGGCCAGGCTGTTCGACGCGACCCGCCAGTCCTGCGAGGAGATCGGCCGCGACCCGGCCAGCCTCATCCGCTCGGTCGCGCTGACGGTCTGCTGCGGCAAGGACGACGCCGAGGTGGCCCGGCGGGCCGCGATTATCGGTCGGGAGGTGCCCGAGCTGAAGGAGAACGGTCTGGCCGGCACGCCGGCGGAGATCACCGCGCGGATCGGTGAATACGCCGAGATCGGTGCTGGCCGCCTGTACCTGCAGCTCCTGGACATGGACGACCTGGAGCAGATCGCGCTGCTGGCCGCCGAGGTCCTGCCGCAGGTCTGA
- a CDS encoding SDR family oxidoreductase, producing the protein MPGQRGVAVVTGGSRGIGATTAVELARHGWDVCLSYRADDEAAAGVLACCEAAGVRAVAVRADVSSHADVTALFAAADRLGRLSVLVNNAGIVDRKARVDEMSPERLERMLAVNVAGAFLCAGAAVRRMSTRYGGTGGAIVNVSSAAARLGSPGEYVDYAASKGAIDTMTIGLAKEVAAEGIRVNAVRPGIIDTDIHASGGQPDRAAQIGPNAPLGRAGTPAEVASAILWFCLPESSSYATAALLDLSGGR; encoded by the coding sequence ATGCCCGGGCAGCGGGGAGTGGCGGTGGTGACCGGCGGGAGCCGGGGGATCGGCGCGACGACCGCGGTCGAGCTGGCCCGGCACGGCTGGGACGTCTGCCTGAGCTACCGCGCCGACGACGAGGCCGCGGCGGGCGTGCTGGCCTGCTGCGAGGCCGCGGGGGTCCGGGCGGTCGCCGTGCGGGCCGACGTGTCGTCCCACGCCGACGTCACCGCTCTGTTCGCCGCGGCCGACCGGCTCGGCCGGCTGTCCGTCCTGGTGAACAACGCCGGGATCGTCGACCGCAAGGCCCGCGTCGACGAGATGTCGCCCGAGCGGCTGGAACGGATGCTGGCGGTCAACGTCGCCGGCGCCTTCCTGTGCGCGGGCGCCGCCGTGCGCCGGATGTCGACCCGGTACGGCGGGACGGGCGGCGCGATCGTGAACGTCTCGTCCGCGGCCGCCCGGCTCGGCAGCCCTGGCGAGTATGTCGACTACGCCGCGTCCAAGGGCGCCATCGACACGATGACGATCGGCCTGGCCAAGGAGGTCGCCGCCGAGGGCATCCGGGTCAACGCGGTCCGGCCGGGCATCATCGACACCGACATCCATGCCAGTGGCGGGCAGCCCGACCGCGCCGCCCAGATCGGCCCGAACGCGCCGCTCGGCCGCGCCGGCACCCCCGCCGAGGTGGCCTCCGCGATCCTCTGGTTCTGCCTGCCCGAGTCGTCCTCCTACGCCACCGCGGCCCTTCTCGACCTCAGCGGCGGCCGCTGA
- a CDS encoding adenylate/guanylate cyclase domain-containing protein, with the protein MEQIGVLLADDNLIVRAGVRALLARVPGVSVVGVAADRDELVRLAREHRPRVVVTDIRMPPTFSDEGIEAAREIRRHTPGTGVVLLSQYDEPEYGISLLAGADAGGCAYLLKERLADPEILVRAIREVAAGAAMLDPRIVAAVLSPVRDAADLTDDQERLLREVAEGRSIRAIADGQGDTPAAVNAAIDALLLRLAHGASAGRAGALRQLRMLHAAIVRRDEQGEALSRLLPGGLADKLRDDASAGQSAERLTVTVLMSDIRGYTTIAERTDPIVLAGLLDAHRREMNAAILAENGTVLQYAGDAVIAVFGAPYPQDDHQTRATRAATAMHTRQRALNAHWRQEGLTPFGLGIGVSTGEVAAALLGSEARREYTLVGDTMNIAARLQAFAHAGQTVLSGPTVTALPGPLAAALAPLPPLTVKGRAGPVRAYLLDAPAVVPAAPAVMRAGPPPVGQRPPLRSRRAAVA; encoded by the coding sequence ATGGAGCAGATCGGGGTTCTGCTGGCGGACGACAACCTGATCGTTCGTGCCGGGGTACGAGCCTTGCTCGCCCGGGTGCCCGGGGTGTCGGTGGTCGGCGTCGCCGCCGACCGCGACGAACTCGTGCGCCTCGCCCGGGAGCACCGGCCGCGAGTCGTGGTCACCGACATCCGGATGCCACCCACCTTCTCCGACGAGGGCATCGAGGCCGCGCGGGAGATCCGCCGGCACACGCCGGGGACGGGCGTCGTGCTGCTGTCCCAGTACGACGAGCCGGAGTACGGGATCAGCCTGCTCGCCGGCGCCGACGCGGGCGGCTGCGCCTACCTGCTCAAGGAGCGGCTGGCCGACCCGGAGATCCTCGTCCGGGCGATCCGGGAGGTCGCTGCCGGCGCGGCGATGCTCGACCCGCGGATCGTCGCCGCGGTGCTCAGCCCGGTCCGGGACGCCGCCGACCTGACCGACGACCAGGAGCGGCTGCTGCGCGAGGTCGCCGAAGGCCGCTCGATCAGGGCGATCGCCGACGGCCAGGGTGACACCCCGGCCGCGGTCAACGCCGCCATCGACGCCCTCCTGCTGCGGCTCGCCCATGGCGCCAGCGCGGGACGGGCCGGCGCGCTGCGCCAGTTGCGGATGCTGCACGCCGCGATCGTGCGGCGCGACGAGCAGGGCGAGGCGCTGTCCCGGCTGCTGCCCGGTGGCCTGGCCGACAAGCTCCGGGATGACGCCAGCGCCGGGCAGTCCGCCGAGCGGCTGACGGTCACAGTCCTGATGTCGGACATCCGGGGCTACACGACGATCGCCGAGCGCACCGACCCGATCGTGCTGGCTGGCCTGCTCGACGCGCACCGCCGCGAGATGAACGCGGCGATCCTCGCCGAGAACGGAACGGTCCTGCAGTACGCCGGTGACGCCGTCATCGCCGTCTTCGGCGCGCCCTACCCGCAGGACGACCACCAGACCCGGGCGACCCGAGCCGCGACCGCGATGCACACCCGCCAGCGCGCCCTGAACGCGCACTGGCGGCAAGAGGGCCTGACGCCCTTCGGGCTGGGGATCGGCGTCAGCACCGGCGAGGTGGCCGCCGCGCTGCTCGGCTCGGAGGCCCGCCGCGAGTACACCCTCGTCGGCGACACGATGAACATCGCCGCCCGGCTGCAGGCCTTCGCCCACGCGGGTCAGACCGTGCTCTCCGGGCCCACGGTCACCGCCTTGCCGGGCCCGTTGGCCGCGGCACTCGCTCCGCTGCCCCCGCTGACGGTGAAGGGCCGCGCCGGCCCCGTCCGCGCGTACCTGCTGGACGCGCCGGCCGTGGTTCCCGCCGCGCCCGCCGTGATGCGGGCGGGGCCGCCGCCCGTGGGTCAGCGGCCGCCGCTGAGGTCGAGAAGGGCCGCGGTGGCGTAG
- a CDS encoding ATP-binding protein — protein MISEPDGATSLQAAQRPQGSYAPEGQPSTGWHLDLPVDHPSYPDPSNIWPPVGQPPAAMTASVVPAPAARSSAVPTAAVQTAAVQAAAIPLAGAAPATGPGQRGAMPADPSSWAGEQSVLERFESLRQLTGTVAHDINNLLSVIRNYADFVADALDEGREHGIDVAGPAGVGGAASPRVDARGVPGGWDAVRRDVAQIQRAGERAAELAAELLAAVRRQPVPVGPIDVNTLVRETVAMLRRPLGEHLDLRIELDDALWRVRADPARLEQAIVNLAMNARDAMPRGGTLTVTTGNVVLSDQNDAAAAVAPAGFGAGAPVWYPDRHRHPAGRRHVGVWVSDTGDGMTPATRARAFEPFFTTKPADRGTGLGLAVVREVVTEAGGEVQVCSTVGVGTTVSLLLPAVDQPAPDPAAGPEPTGADGLWIHPHRPDGHRPDASTRPSAVRRPYGQPPTAIPRATRSS, from the coding sequence ATGATCAGCGAGCCGGACGGCGCCACATCGCTCCAGGCGGCCCAGCGGCCGCAGGGCTCCTACGCACCCGAGGGACAACCGTCGACCGGGTGGCACCTCGACCTTCCCGTCGACCATCCGTCCTATCCGGACCCGTCGAACATCTGGCCGCCGGTTGGGCAGCCGCCCGCGGCGATGACGGCCTCGGTCGTGCCCGCGCCGGCCGCACGGTCTTCAGCAGTCCCGACGGCGGCAGTCCAGACGGCGGCCGTCCAGGCCGCGGCCATCCCGCTGGCGGGAGCGGCGCCGGCCACCGGCCCGGGGCAGCGCGGCGCCATGCCCGCCGACCCTTCGAGCTGGGCCGGCGAGCAGAGCGTGCTTGAGCGGTTCGAGAGCCTGCGGCAGCTGACCGGCACCGTCGCGCACGACATCAACAACCTTCTCTCGGTAATCAGGAACTACGCCGACTTCGTCGCCGACGCGCTCGACGAAGGGCGCGAACACGGCATCGACGTGGCCGGTCCGGCCGGTGTCGGCGGGGCCGCGTCGCCGCGGGTGGACGCCCGCGGCGTCCCCGGTGGCTGGGACGCGGTTCGCCGGGACGTGGCACAGATCCAGCGCGCCGGCGAGCGGGCCGCCGAGCTCGCGGCCGAGTTGCTGGCCGCGGTACGGCGCCAGCCCGTCCCGGTCGGGCCGATCGACGTGAACACGCTCGTCCGTGAGACCGTCGCGATGCTGCGCCGCCCGCTCGGCGAGCACCTCGACCTGCGGATCGAGCTCGACGACGCCCTCTGGCGGGTGCGGGCGGACCCGGCGCGGCTGGAGCAGGCGATCGTGAACCTGGCGATGAACGCCCGAGACGCGATGCCGCGCGGCGGCACGCTGACCGTGACGACGGGCAACGTCGTGCTGTCTGACCAGAACGATGCGGCAGCCGCCGTCGCCCCGGCCGGCTTCGGTGCCGGTGCGCCTGTCTGGTACCCCGACCGGCATCGGCACCCCGCCGGACGTCGTCACGTCGGCGTCTGGGTCTCCGACACCGGCGACGGGATGACCCCGGCGACCAGAGCCCGCGCCTTCGAGCCTTTCTTCACCACCAAGCCCGCGGACCGCGGCACCGGCCTGGGGCTCGCGGTCGTGCGCGAGGTCGTCACCGAGGCCGGCGGCGAGGTCCAGGTCTGCTCGACCGTCGGCGTCGGCACCACCGTCAGCCTGCTGCTGCCGGCGGTCGACCAGCCCGCGCCGGATCCCGCCGCCGGTCCCGAGCCCACCGGCGCCGACGGGCTGTGGATCCACCCCCATCGCCCGGACGGCCACCGGCCCGACGCCAGCACGAGGCCGTCCGCGGTCCGCCGGCCGTATGGCCAGCCACCGACCGCGATCCCGCGGGCGACCCGTTCGAGCTGA